Below is a genomic region from Candidatus Bathyarchaeia archaeon.
AAGCCAGCAAAATGCAAGTCTTCGCTAAGGTCCGGTTTCCCAGCGCCATCCCCCACATCATGAGCGGTTTGAAGATCAGCATGACCTCCGCCGTCATAGGCGCCATCGTAGGCGAGTTCGTTGCATCCAGCGAAGGCCTAGGATACCTCATCGTAAACGCTCAGTCAACGCTTCAAACACCCATGGCCTTCGCATCCCTGTTCTACATCGCCATCCTCGGCCTCATACTGTTCGGAGCCGTAAGCCTGATAGGACGATTCTTCAAATACTAGAAGGCGGAGGCTGAGGAATGCCCTTTAAGCAATCGGCGGAAAGCCCTAAAGAAAGGCTACTGAGCATAAGTTTCATTACACCCCTTCCCGGTTAATGGCCCAGTGCAAAACCACCTTTAGTCGGCTGGTCCACCTCGGCTTAACCTATTTAAGCGCCGACGCGTATTGCATCTTGAGTTCCCCAGATTGAGGGTCAAATCGATGAGGAATGAAGTCAAATTAAAAGGGGACCACCTCCTCCTTTTAGAGGGTTACATATCGCTTCTGAAGGAGCTGCTTGGAGGTCGGCTACGCTCAGTCTGTCTGTTCGGCAGCGTGGCCAGAGGGCAAGATAGGTCTGGAAGCGACATAGACATCTTGGTGGTCGCGGACGGTCTGCCTGAGGATGTGGGGTTAAGGCATAGAGAGACCAATGATGCGAGGATGAGGATTCGGGGAACCGAAGCGTACCGGAGGTTGAAAACCATTGGGTCGGCTTACCTGATCTCCGAGGTTTACTTGACCCCTGAGGAGGTTGAGAGGCATCCTCCAATCCTCTTGGACATCTCTGAGGACGGAATCTTACTCTACGATAAGGACGGGTTTCTCAGCATGGTCCTAGCCGAGTTTAGGAGAAGGTTGAAGGAGCTGGGCGCGAAGAAGGTCTCCGGGTCAAAGGGCACGTACTGGGTTCTTAAGTCAGACGTGAAGCTGGGGGAGGAGGTGAGGGTTTGATCAACAGGGAGATGGCCCGGGATTACCTCGCCCGCGCGGAGAGATGTTTAAAGGAGGCGTCGCTGGCCTTGGAAGAAAACGACTGCCCGGGGGCCGTGAGGAGGTCCCAGGAGGCTTTGGAGCTGGCTGTTAAGGGGCTTTTAAGGCTTCTAGCCGTCGAATACCCTAAGACCCATGACGTGGGAGACGCCTTGATGGAAAACGTTTCAAGAATACCGGTGGAGTTAAGGGGGAATGTTGAAGGCATGGCGAAGCTAATGGCTGAGCTGGCCTCCTTAAGGGGCCCAGCCTTCTACGGCTATGAAAGGGAGGGCATACCCGCTTCGAAGGCTTTCAAGAAAAACTACGCGGAAGACGTATACCGTAAGGTTGAAACGTATGTGAAAGCGATATCGTCCTCTCTGAAAAGATACATTTAACAACCTGATTTAACGATCCTTTAACGCCCAGGATTTGGGAATATGCGGCTTGGTGAAGACTTGGTTTTAACGCGTC
It encodes:
- a CDS encoding nucleotidyltransferase domain-containing protein → MRNEVKLKGDHLLLLEGYISLLKELLGGRLRSVCLFGSVARGQDRSGSDIDILVVADGLPEDVGLRHRETNDARMRIRGTEAYRRLKTIGSAYLISEVYLTPEEVERHPPILLDISEDGILLYDKDGFLSMVLAEFRRRLKELGAKKVSGSKGTYWVLKSDVKLGEEVRV
- a CDS encoding HEPN domain-containing protein; its protein translation is MINREMARDYLARAERCLKEASLALEENDCPGAVRRSQEALELAVKGLLRLLAVEYPKTHDVGDALMENVSRIPVELRGNVEGMAKLMAELASLRGPAFYGYEREGIPASKAFKKNYAEDVYRKVETYVKAISSSLKRYI